The Neochlamydia sp. S13 DNA segment TCTTTGCTTCAGCCGCATTACCAGCCTTCTTCGCTACTACAGGTTGTTCCGCCCCAGTTTTTGGCATCGGTACTCTCATTCTTATGATTTTTTGTCATTTGAATTTCTCCCTTATCATCCAAGCGACTGGTTCCCGCAGTTCCGTACAAACGCCCAAATCAGACTCACGCCATCTATACGCCGGATGCCATCTACACAGTAATCAGGTATCTTGTAGATTCTTTACAGGAGATAGAAGTGCCCCTGCTTTTGACATCAAATCTCTGGTTTACGACGCATCAACAATGGTTCAGTTTTATTCGTCTTTCTGATTCATACCTTCCAAGTTTTATCTCGACTTTTCCTTAATGCTCACCACCATTACTCTTAATAACAGCAGCTTAAGGTGGTTTGAAGCCCGTTCCTGAAAACCGACTTCGGAGGGTCTTCTCCATCATTTGTACAGCTTATGCACAAAGCTTTTAGTTCATGTTTAACTTCTTTGTGCGCCTGCGGCGCACCCTCGATCGTCCAACGACTTCCTGCAGCTTTGACCATATCTTGTAAAGTAACATTATTGGGACAACAAGCTATATAATAAGCTACATCGCGAGGGTCTTTCATGTTACGCCTTAATAAAAGCCAACGTGTCCACCCTTCAGGGCTATCTGAATTGACTTCTAGACGATACCAATGATAATAACGTTCGCCTTTCGCTCCTTTTCCTGCCGATAAACTCTGCCAATCTTTTGGCTTAATTTTTGCAAGAAAGTGGCTGACTGGACTTCGATCAAAGTCTACGCTCACATGGTAATTAGAGGGTACAGCTAATATATAAGGGCAGCATTCTTTCTCTAGATAAGCTCTTAAAGGATAAACTCCATATACCTCGTCTCCCACTACCCATGAGGGCCTGATCCCATGGCCGAAAGCTCGCTGTAGCATCAACATGGCTAATTGTATTTTCGTTTTGAATTTAACTTCTTTAGGTATACCAGCTCTTGCTCTACGTTCTTCATCTAAAAACCATTCTTCAGGGATATATAGCTCTCGATCAATTAGTACGTGGCCTTGGTTAGTTGCATAGGAAAGGAAAACCCCTACTTGGCAATTTTCAATTCTTCCTGCTGTTCCACTATATTGTCTTGCCACTCCTACTGAATGCTTACCTTTCTTTAAAAAACCCGTCTCATCTATAGCTAGTATATCGCCTTCTTTATCTTTCAACACTTTCATTTGCAACCTATCTCTGATGGCATCTGCTTGCCATAAACCACGGCGTAGTAGATGTTGAAAAGCATACGGGGTTTGTAAGCCGGCCTCTTCTGCCAATTGCCAGGTATTTTTACGTTCTGCTTTGCTCATTAACCCCCATGTATATTGCAAAGCTACTTGTCTAGCTTCTTCTCGGCTAAAAAAAGGCCTTAAAAATAGAGCTAGCTCTTCTTTTTTTTGTTTTATAGTTTGGTTTATTGCTTTCAATTCCATACCTTACCTCCCTACTTAACAAATAAAATAGCATACTATATTTTTTATTACCCCTGTAGTACTAAGCCTGCTATAGTAAAATATCCTACCCTTTTGGATTTACCTGCACCAACACTTAAAGGCTATACCCCGCACACCTCAATTGCCGAAAAGTTTGAATCCATCATTCGTTTAGGATTTGCTAACACCCGCATGAAAGACTTTTATGACATCTGGCTATTGATTCAACAATTCGATTTTGAGCGCGACGAACTGAAGCTCATCATTCAGCAAATTATCAAGAATCGTGGCACGATTGTTAAAAGCTCTCCCATAGCATTTGAGGAAGCCTTTTATAATCATTCACTAAAGCAAGATCAATGGAAAGCCTTTCTGAGAGATATTTCTCATAAAGTTATACCTTTAGAACAAGTTATCCTTGATTTAAGAAATTTTTTCAGTGACCTTATCTTTTAGAATAGGAATACTATAAATATACACTACATGCAATTGAGTTAATGTGTTAAATCTCTTCTTAGTGATCTTCAGCAACCGTCGCTGGACCCTAGCTTTTTTAAACAAAATGTAGGCTTATAAGCTTACGGAAAACATCCTAAACATCCTAAACATCTTTTTAACTCTATTTACATCTAACGCATTAGTTACAAAGGTTGGCAATAAATATTTTTTGTTCAACGGTAATGTAATTAGTTGCTTAGCTTAAAGTCAGCCATTTTATATTCTCTTCTGTTTTTTCCTTTGATAAAATATAATATGCCACTTTAGCTTCTCATACGTTTCGATTATGCTATTGATTAACATTTGTACAAACGTGAGTATTGCTGATAGACATTAAGAGGTAAAAATATGAATACTAGAAAAGCTTTTTCTCAAGCCCGGAGCGAGCTAACTACAATCGTCAATCATGTAGCTTTTTGCCATGATCGATATATTTTAACTCGTAATGGTAAAGATTTGGCTGCTATAGTGCCTATCGAAGATCTAGAAATGCTAGAGGCAATAGAAGATGAGCGTGATATCGAGGTAGCGCGACGTGTAGACGAAGATATCAAAAAGCATGGCACAGTCAAATGGAAAGAGATTAAAAGAGATTTTGGATTGTGATTTACGAGATTGAATTGAGTCGTATTGCACATAAAAGCATGGCTAAAATCCCCAAAAAAGAGCTTAATCGCATTCGGAGTAGGCTTGAAGCTCTCTCATTAGATCCCGTCCGGAATATCTAAAAAAGATTCGAGGGGACGATATATAGAATTCGGAACGGAAATTATCACATTCTCTATAGAATATTTGATACCAAGCTTTACGTTTTAATAGTAGACATAGATCATAGGAAAGATATCTATAAAAAATTTTAAATATCTATTGATTTGTGGATGATCTGCTATCGCTTGTGAAACTACTTTTTTACTAACTATTATTCAAGGGATAATTGCCCCTTGGATGAATGCATCTAAATTTCCGAGACAATTTGCAAAGCCTGGCGACAAATATTTTTTCCTTGATCAAAGGTAATGCAATCAGCAGCTTGGCTTAGCGGCACCCATTGTACAGCTTTAATCTCTTCTTCCATTCTCTTTACTTCCCCTGCTACCTGGGCAATATAGTAAATAACAGTCTTATGAATGAGTACACCTTCAAATTTGAAGTAAAAGCTTTCTTCAAAAGTTTGATCAGATAGAAGCTTGCAAACCTTTAAACCGGTTTCTTCAAACAACTCTCTTTGAGCTGCTTCCCAAGCACTTTCTTGGGAATCAGGATGACCTTTAGGAAAACCCCAATGTCCCGCGTGCGATTGGACAAGCAGGACATGCCAGCCATCTTCAAGCTGAGCTAGAGGAACAATGCCGTAGGAATATTCTTTCTTCGTAGCCATCAGGGATGGTAAGCTCCTAGCACGATAGTGGCGTTATGACCGCCAAAGCCAAATGTATTGGAGATAGCAATGTTAATATCCTTTTTTTCCGCTACTGTCGGTATATGAAATTCTAAATCGGGTTCAGGATCTTCCAAGTTTATACTCGGATGAACCCATCCTGATTCAATCGCTTTGGCTGTAACGACAGCTTCCATAGCTCCTGCAGCCCCTAAGCAATGTCCAATCATCGATTTGGTCGAATTCATGATGATTGAGCTAGGTTCTTTGAAAACTTTTTTTAAAGCACGCACTTCCGCCATATCGCCTGCAGGAGTCGAAGTACCATGAGCATTAATATAATCCACTTCCTCAGCTTTTATGTCTGCATCCGCTAAAGCATTACGTACGCATAAAGCTACCCCTTCACTATCAGCGCGAGGCTCGGTAATGTGATAGGCATCACATGACATACCCCCTCCTAAATACTCCGCTATGATTGGAGCTCCTCGGGCTAAAGCATGCTCCAAACTTTCAATAATAAAAGTTCCTGCGCCCTCTCCCATTAAGAAACCATCACGACCTCGATCCCAGGGACGAGAGGCTTTTTCTGGTTCATCATTACGCTGGGACAAGGCTTTGCATGAGCAAAAGCCCGATAAGCCCATCGGGATAATAGGAGCTTCAGAACCGCCACAGATCATTAAATCTGCCTCACCTTTGCGAATATGGTTAGCTGCTGCAATGATCGCATTATTTCCCGTAGCACAGGCTGTCGAAACAGAATAATTAGGTCCCATAAAGCCTATATCCATGGCAAGCATAGCTCCACCCATGTTGGTAAGAATATAGGGCACAAAGAAAGGACTGACCCATCGCTGGCCTTTTTGTATGAGCGTCTGAACGCCTTGACAGTAGACATCCATTCCCCCATACCAGAGCCTATAACGACACCACAACGCTCTTTATTAAGCTTTGCTATAACCTCAGGACTAAGCTGACTTGCTTCCAAAGCTTTTTTTCCTGCCACTAATGCATAAGCAATATTTTTATCAATGCGACGTGCTTGCTTTTTATCAATATAGTCACCAGATTCAAAATTCTTAATTGAGGCAGCTATGCGAGTAGGATAGTCTTCACAAGGAAAACTTGTAATCAAGGAAGCTCCACTTTTGCCGTCCAATAAAGATTGGAAATAATCATCTACCTCGTTACCAAAACAAGAGACGATACCCATACCAGTAATAACAATACGTTTTTTCTTCATGAAATGACTTAAACCTTCTAATTTTCCTTCACGTTAATGTGAAGATCCACAATTTTTGCTTGTTGCCATAGCTGCTCCAGTGCATATCTTTCTCGTAATTCTGGAATAAAAAGATGAATGATGATTTCCCCATAATCCATCACTAACCAATCAGGAGCTTTAATCCCCTCAATATGGAGAAGTTCATCCCCTCCTAGGGTCATCACCTCTTCGATTGTTTTTGCTATGGATTTAACATGACGATCAATATTCCCTTCAGCGATCACATAGAAATCGGTCATCGTAGAAAAATCGCGAACATCTAAAGCGAGTATGTTAAAACCCTTTTTATCATAAATAGTTTGAGCGATTAAATCTAAGTTTTTTAAAACAGTTTTTGACATATTCTTTTAAGTTTTTATTTTTGTCCTGGCCTAGAAGAATATAAATGATTTTGATATATGTAGTCTATCACTTTCGCAGGGACCAAATGGCCAATATACAATCCTTGTGAAACTCTTTCACGTATGCGGCTCGCGCTGATTTCCATTACGTAGGTAGAAGTCATTCCCGTTTGGAGAGCTGCGCAAATCTCTGGATCTCCTTCCCAAATAATAGGTTGTTCTGAAGCATACCGTCGGCAGATAAAAGGTGTAGCTAACGTAAGAATCTCTTTAGCCTCCTTCCAATGAACAAAGCTAAAGGCAGTATCTTCACCCATAATTAAGTAAAATTTACTTGGATATGCTTCTTTTTTTTCCTCCTTAATAATTTCACGTAAAGTATCAATAGTATAAGAGGGTCCGGGACGCTCCAATTCATAAGGAATGATGCCAAAATAGGGAAGTTCCTGCAGAGCAATTTCTAGCATTTTGAGACGGTGATAAGCCAAAGTAGGTTCTGCGCCTAACTTGTCAGGATTGACTAACGCCGGGCAAAACCATATTTCATCGAGTTGATGAGCTTCCATAATTTCTATAGCAGTATTTAAATGTCCAAAATGAATAGGATCAAAAGTACCACCATATATTCCTACATGCTTATGAATACGCATTTAAAGCTTACGTCCCATGGTTAATTTTGTAATATTAAAAGAGTTAAGGGTTTCCCTTTATCAGCGTTTTATTCCTATAGTATGTTTATGAGCTTGGCAAAGAAATAAATTTAATTTCTCCTTCTAGTTTTATCTGGCCAAACGCCCACACGCTCTAAAAAAGTATAAAAGTATGCCTTTTCCCATCAAGCCTTTTTAATATAACTATTAACATACGACCTCAAATTTTAAAATTATTTTATTTTTCATAGCAAAAAACGTTTTATTTTACCCTCTTGCCTGGGTATTAAAGTGCTAAATCATTTTGATGTTGCTAAAAGTCACCAAAACCTGTTGGCTATTGACGGAAACATATCGGCGTAACTGTTAAGATCTCTTATCGCTATTAAAAAATTTGTATACTTGTACAAGGCAATTCGCTGTAGGCTTTTTACTCTTTTTCCTTACTCTTATCAGGCCAATCGCTGTATTCTTACATTAAAAAGATAATGATACGCTTTTGAGCTGCTCTTTATGCAATCGCCTGCTATATAAAAGCCCCTTCTTAAGTAGTGAGATAGCTTTTAGAGGGTTGGGTATGGAGGCTTAGTTTTTTAAAGCGTATGATAAAATGAACAAACATTAATTTAAATAATTGGCCATTGATTTTGACGGCACATGGCCTTTAAGCGTCGATCTGGGTTGACGCCCACAGGATTTCCAACTGCGTAAAGAAGGGGTAAATCTAAATAGCTATCTGTGTAAGCAGTCACATTAGCTTTAACGATTTGCAATTCTTTTAAAAGTAGCTCGAGAGCTTGAGCTTTTTGAGGACCTTCCATTACCTGGGTAATATGAGTAAAATCACCCTCTTCATTTTTTTGATAAATCGTAGAACTCCATCTATCAACGCCTAGCCTCAACGCCACTTTTTCCACTAAAAAATTTGGTGAACTAGAAAATATGGCAGTATATGATCCTTCATTTTTAGCTTCTAATAGCTTTGAAAAGACGGGATGATAGATAAGCTTGTCCAGTTGCTGTGATAAAAATTTGGTGGCATGCTCATTAACAAGGGCTACGGAAAGGCCATAAAAAAAGCATTGAAAAGTAGATTCATGCAAGTTTTTTAGGCTAATGAGTCCAAGCTTAAACCTTAAATATAGGAAAGATAGACGGATCATTCGGTGAAAAGAAAGGACCTTTTCACGAAAAAGATAGATGCCAAAAAAGAGACTGCAATTTTTGCGAAGAAGTGTATGGTCGAGATCAAAAACAACTAGGCTATTTTTTCTTTTGGAATTGCACAATTTTGTTTTCAATTTCTTGAATGCCTTGGTTGATTTTTTCTAAGCGCTCTTTTTCAGACTTTATCAACTCGTTATTATTCATGGCTTTCTCAAAATCTAAACCTGAAACTCCTCCAGCTTTGCGCAAAGACTCTAGCTGTACTTTTATCGCTTGTCTACGTTCTTTTCTTTGTTTTAGAACCTCACGAAGTTGCTCAATAGATTGACGATCATCCTCGGACAATGAAAGTAAAGCTTGTTCCTCTTTATCTGAAAGAACATCGGTGATTAAGCTACGTAAAGATTTATAAAGGCGCTCTACCTCTTGCTTTTCAAATTTATTAAAAGAAGAATTCTGTATTTTCTGAGCAAGCTCATCTCTAGCTGCTGCTAGCTCTTGAGCTTCTAAAGAACGAGCATTATTGCCAAGCTGTTCGATTTCATTTTTTACTTCTTCTATTTTAGCTTTACGTTGCCTTTCTTTTTCTTGCTCATGTTGAAGGCGCACTTGCTCGTGTGCTTTCTGTTTTTCTAAAATCTGATCTTTTACGCCAAACATTTCGCTTCTTAGAGCTTTGATTTCATCTCTTCCCAGTTCAACATTTCTCATAAACTTAGAAATCTCATCTAAATGCTTATAAGCTTGATCATCCGATAATCCTGAAGACTCATATTGCTTTTTAAGCTCATGTATTTTGGCTTGGACCAGATAAAAATTTTGCTTAAAAGTAGCTTTTAGCTGGGCGCGTTCTTTTTTGCGT contains these protein-coding regions:
- the nadD gene encoding nicotinate-nucleotide adenylyltransferase, which translates into the protein MRIHKHVGIYGGTFDPIHFGHLNTAIEIMEAHQLDEIWFCPALVNPDKLGAEPTLAYHRLKMLEIALQELPYFGIIPYELERPGPSYTIDTLREIIKEEKKEAYPSKFYLIMGEDTAFSFVHWKEAKEILTLATPFICRRYASEQPIIWEGDPEICAALQTGMTSTYVMEISASRIRERVSQGLYIGHLVPAKVIDYIYQNHLYSSRPGQK
- a CDS encoding nucleotidyl transferase AbiEii/AbiGii toxin family protein, with the protein product MVYCFQFHTLPPYLTNKIAYYIFYYPCSTKPAIVKYPTLLDLPAPTLKGYTPHTSIAEKFESIIRLGFANTRMKDFYDIWLLIQQFDFERDELKLIIQQIIKNRGTIVKSSPIAFEEAFYNHSLKQDQWKAFLRDISHKVIPLEQVILDLRNFFSDLIF
- a CDS encoding type II toxin-antitoxin system Phd/YefM family antitoxin gives rise to the protein MNTRKAFSQARSELTTIVNHVAFCHDRYILTRNGKDLAAIVPIEDLEMLEAIEDERDIEVARRVDEDIKKHGTVKWKEIKRDFGL
- a CDS encoding bis(5'-nucleosyl)-tetraphosphatase, with the translated sequence MATKKEYSYGIVPLAQLEDGWHVLLVQSHAGHWGFPKGHPDSQESAWEAAQRELFEETGLKVCKLLSDQTFEESFYFKFEGVLIHKTVIYYIAQVAGEVKRMEEEIKAVQWVPLSQAADCITFDQGKNICRQALQIVSEI
- a CDS encoding IS701 family transposase, which encodes MELKAINQTIKQKKEELALFLRPFFSREEARQVALQYTWGLMSKAERKNTWQLAEEAGLQTPYAFQHLLRRGLWQADAIRDRLQMKVLKDKEGDILAIDETGFLKKGKHSVGVARQYSGTAGRIENCQVGVFLSYATNQGHVLIDRELYIPEEWFLDEERRARAGIPKEVKFKTKIQLAMLMLQRAFGHGIRPSWVVGDEVYGVYPLRAYLEKECCPYILAVPSNYHVSVDFDRSPVSHFLAKIKPKDWQSLSAGKGAKGERYYHWYRLEVNSDSPEGWTRWLLLRRNMKDPRDVAYYIACCPNNVTLQDMVKAAGSRWTIEGAPQAHKEVKHELKALCISCTNDGEDPPKSVFRNGLQTTLSCCY
- a CDS encoding HAD family phosphatase — its product is MKTKLCNSKRKNSLVVFDLDHTLLRKNCSLFFGIYLFREKVLSFHRMIRLSFLYLRFKLGLISLKNLHESTFQCFFYGLSVALVNEHATKFLSQQLDKLIYHPVFSKLLEAKNEGSYTAIFSSSPNFLVEKVALRLGVDRWSSTIYQKNEEGDFTHITQVMEGPQKAQALELLLKELQIVKANVTAYTDSYLDLPLLYAVGNPVGVNPDRRLKAMCRQNQWPII
- the rsfS gene encoding ribosome silencing factor — protein: MSKTVLKNLDLIAQTIYDKKGFNILALDVRDFSTMTDFYVIAEGNIDRHVKSIAKTIEEVMTLGGDELLHIEGIKAPDWLVMDYGEIIIHLFIPELRERYALEQLWQQAKIVDLHINVKEN